One genomic segment of Natrononativus amylolyticus includes these proteins:
- a CDS encoding DUF7344 domain-containing protein, which produces MATKNERRSRRGEIFDLLSNHRRRYAIHYCKREGEAVTLGDLAEHVAAWELDKEVQELTSAERKRVYTSLQQTHLPTLERAGMVVFDNRTIELTEDADELEVYLDVVPGDSVPWGVYYLGLSALGFVVMGGLWLEWIPIGTVPEIGWATGLIMLFAASALVHVAQNRRMRLGEMERPP; this is translated from the coding sequence ATGGCGACGAAAAACGAGCGTCGATCGCGGCGGGGGGAAATCTTCGACCTGCTCAGTAACCACCGTCGCCGGTACGCCATTCACTACTGCAAGCGCGAGGGCGAGGCGGTGACGCTGGGTGACCTCGCCGAACACGTCGCCGCCTGGGAACTCGATAAGGAAGTCCAGGAGTTGACCTCCGCGGAGCGCAAGCGCGTGTACACGTCGTTGCAGCAGACGCATTTGCCGACGCTCGAGCGGGCGGGGATGGTGGTTTTCGATAACCGGACGATCGAGTTGACGGAGGATGCGGACGAACTCGAGGTCTATCTGGACGTTGTCCCCGGTGATTCGGTTCCGTGGGGAGTGTACTATCTCGGGCTTTCTGCGCTCGGGTTTGTCGTGATGGGTGGGTTGTGGCTCGAGTGGATTCCAATCGGAACAGTTCCGGAAATAGGATGGGCAACAGGCCTGATCATGCTATTCGCGGCATCAGCGCTCGTTCACGTCGCACAAAATCGGCGAATGCGTCTCGGCGAAATGGAGCGACCACCGTAA
- a CDS encoding ribosome biogenesis/translation initiation ATPase RLI — protein MADDSIAVVDLDRCQPDRCNYECKNYCPPNRTGKECITLRGEETAEGQPDQVRISEEICLGETCGICVEKCPFDAIEIINLPQELTEDPAHRYGENAFSLYGLPAPQEGKVTGILGPNGIGKTTAVRILAGELEPNLGRFEEPPGWDEVEEAYRGTELQDYIADVREGAVTVARKPQYVDQIPEQFDGNTRELLERTNERDALESLVERLSIGPVMDQEIDNLSGGELQRVALAATLARDTDFYFLDEITPYLDIGQRVTAARLIRELAEEDDKSMLVVEHDLAILDLLADTLHVAYGGPGAYGVITTPKSVRNGINEYLKGYLENENMRIRPNPIQFEEHAPRAVERGETLVEYPDLKKSYGEGEFSLEVEGGEIRKNEVLGIVGPNGIGKSTFARLLTGDLEAEEGDADLDLEISYKPQYVTIDQQMRVDVFLSSITDQFGSSYWNTEIAGPLQLERIMEQNLADLSGGERQRVAIAACLSDSADLYLLDEPSAHLDVEQRVQATRAIRRYAEQQDATVLVIDHDIYMIDLLADRLMVFDGEPAVHGRAGTPQSMRGGMNDFLSNLEITFRRDERTSRPRINKPDSQLDSEQKREGEYYYAP, from the coding sequence ATGGCAGACGACAGCATCGCCGTCGTCGATCTGGACCGCTGCCAGCCCGACCGGTGTAACTACGAGTGCAAGAACTACTGCCCACCGAATCGGACGGGTAAGGAGTGTATTACCCTTCGCGGCGAGGAGACCGCGGAGGGTCAGCCCGACCAGGTGCGCATCTCCGAGGAGATCTGTCTGGGCGAGACCTGCGGGATCTGCGTCGAGAAGTGCCCCTTCGACGCCATCGAGATCATCAACCTCCCCCAGGAACTCACCGAGGACCCCGCCCACCGCTACGGCGAGAACGCCTTCTCGCTGTACGGGCTGCCCGCCCCCCAGGAGGGGAAGGTAACGGGCATCCTGGGGCCGAACGGGATCGGGAAGACGACCGCGGTTCGCATCCTCGCGGGCGAACTCGAGCCCAACCTCGGCCGCTTCGAGGAGCCGCCGGGGTGGGACGAAGTCGAGGAGGCCTACCGCGGCACCGAACTCCAGGACTACATCGCCGACGTGCGCGAGGGGGCGGTGACGGTCGCCAGGAAGCCCCAGTACGTCGACCAGATTCCCGAACAGTTCGACGGCAACACCCGCGAACTGCTCGAGCGGACGAACGAACGCGACGCGCTCGAGTCGCTGGTCGAGCGGCTCTCGATCGGCCCGGTGATGGACCAGGAGATCGACAACCTCTCCGGCGGCGAACTCCAGCGGGTCGCCCTCGCCGCGACGCTCGCCCGCGACACCGACTTCTACTTCTTGGACGAGATCACTCCGTACCTCGACATCGGCCAGCGAGTCACGGCGGCCCGGCTGATCCGCGAACTCGCCGAGGAGGACGACAAGTCGATGCTGGTCGTCGAACACGACCTCGCGATCCTCGACTTACTCGCGGACACCCTCCACGTCGCCTACGGTGGGCCCGGCGCCTACGGTGTCATCACGACCCCGAAGTCCGTCCGCAACGGCATCAACGAGTATCTCAAGGGCTACCTCGAGAACGAGAACATGCGGATCCGGCCGAACCCCATCCAGTTCGAGGAACACGCGCCGCGGGCGGTCGAACGCGGCGAGACGCTCGTCGAGTACCCCGACCTGAAAAAGAGCTACGGCGAGGGCGAGTTCAGCCTCGAAGTCGAGGGCGGCGAGATTCGCAAGAACGAGGTGCTCGGAATCGTCGGCCCCAACGGGATCGGGAAGTCGACGTTCGCGAGGCTCCTGACGGGGGACCTCGAGGCCGAGGAGGGGGACGCCGACCTCGACCTCGAGATCTCCTACAAGCCCCAGTACGTCACCATCGACCAGCAGATGCGCGTCGACGTCTTCCTCTCCTCGATCACCGACCAGTTCGGCTCCTCGTACTGGAACACCGAGATCGCGGGGCCGCTCCAGCTAGAGCGGATCATGGAGCAGAACCTCGCGGACCTCTCCGGCGGGGAGCGCCAGCGGGTCGCCATCGCGGCCTGTCTCTCCGACAGCGCAGATCTCTACTTGCTCGACGAGCCCTCCGCCCACCTCGACGTCGAACAGCGGGTGCAGGCCACCCGCGCCATCCGCCGCTACGCCGAGCAGCAGGACGCGACGGTGCTGGTCATCGACCACGACATCTACATGATCGACCTGCTGGCCGACCGGCTGATGGTGTTCGACGGCGAACCCGCCGTCCACGGCCGGGCCGGCACGCCCCAGTCGATGCGCGGCGGGATGAACGACTTCCTCTCGAACCTCGAGATCACGTTCCGCCGGGACGAGCGGACCTCGCGCCCGCGGATCAACAAGCCCGACTCGCAACTCGACAGCGAGCAAAAGCGCGAGGGCGAGTACTACTACGCGCCCTGA
- a CDS encoding archaemetzincin family Zn-dependent metalloprotease: MLVDIVPVGNVPAEVKRAASSALRSVYDCDVTVNDAQSIPNGAYDSGRNQYCAETFIQLAERVGRGDKNIAITPQDLFYRRRNYVFGLAYLDGSGSVVSTYRLQTSSDGGFSNKSAADIFEDRVRKEIVHEIGHTYGLEHCDNQRCVMNFSPTVREVDIKEENLCGSCQRLIS; encoded by the coding sequence ATGCTCGTCGATATCGTGCCGGTCGGCAACGTGCCCGCCGAGGTCAAGCGGGCGGCGTCCTCCGCGTTGCGATCGGTCTACGACTGCGACGTCACCGTCAACGACGCCCAGTCGATCCCGAACGGCGCGTACGACTCCGGACGAAACCAGTACTGTGCGGAGACGTTCATCCAGCTCGCCGAACGCGTCGGCCGCGGTGACAAGAACATCGCGATCACCCCCCAGGACCTCTTCTACCGGCGGCGAAACTACGTCTTCGGCCTCGCCTACCTCGACGGCAGCGGCAGCGTCGTCTCCACCTACCGCCTCCAGACCTCCTCCGACGGCGGCTTCTCGAACAAGAGCGCGGCGGACATCTTCGAAGATCGGGTTCGCAAGGAGATCGTCCACGAGATCGGCCACACCTACGGCCTGGAACACTGCGACAACCAGCGCTGCGTGATGAACTTCTCGCCGACCGTCCGCGAGGTCGACATCAAAGAGGAGAACCTCTGTGGCAGCTGTCAGCGCCTGATCAGCTGA
- a CDS encoding UPF0146 family protein yields the protein MVYSRRTLEAICDYLNGYDRVVEVGVGRRCDVAAALAKRGISVTATDVHPREVPDGVRFVEDDVVDPDLEVYAGADAIFARNLPPELHRPTLAVARRVDADVLFTTLGGDQPAVPVRRETLPGETLYVADP from the coding sequence GTGGTGTACTCTCGCCGAACGCTCGAGGCAATCTGCGATTACCTGAACGGTTACGACCGGGTGGTCGAGGTCGGCGTCGGCCGCCGGTGCGACGTCGCCGCCGCGCTGGCGAAACGCGGGATTTCCGTCACCGCGACGGACGTTCACCCCCGCGAGGTACCCGACGGGGTCCGGTTCGTCGAAGACGACGTCGTCGACCCCGACCTCGAGGTGTACGCGGGCGCGGACGCGATCTTCGCGCGGAACCTGCCGCCCGAACTCCACCGGCCGACGCTCGCGGTCGCCCGTCGGGTCGACGCCGACGTCCTGTTTACCACCCTCGGCGGCGACCAGCCGGCGGTCCCCGTCCGCCGGGAAACCCTCCCGGGAGAGACCCTGTACGTCGCCGACCCGTGA
- a CDS encoding TIGR01548 family HAD-type hydrolase → MNVDAVVLDIDGVLVDVADSYRRAILESVEHVYDRTIRREDIQRFKDAGGFNNDWELTDAAALYVLATGEGYRGSIEEFTDDIATEGGGLEAAEAAVRDALGAQAVQRIRNRWDRERLRDVFQQLYLGADLYRGLEGGEPDLETRGFIHDEPVILEPETVAYLTENYAVGVLTGRPEAEAEIALERVDLDAVAVEHRFTMDDWEEGKPHPRALTTLAERFDADAVAFVGDTLDDVRTAVNAADADPVREYRGIGVLTGGLTGEAGRRKYEREGAAAVLESVNDLPDLLEG, encoded by the coding sequence ATGAACGTCGACGCCGTGGTTCTCGACATCGACGGAGTGCTCGTGGACGTCGCCGACTCCTACCGGCGGGCGATCCTCGAGTCCGTCGAGCACGTCTACGACCGCACGATCCGCCGCGAGGACATCCAGCGGTTCAAGGACGCGGGCGGGTTCAACAACGACTGGGAGCTGACCGACGCCGCCGCCCTCTACGTGCTCGCGACCGGCGAGGGGTACAGAGGGTCGATCGAGGAGTTCACCGACGACATCGCCACCGAGGGCGGCGGCCTCGAGGCGGCCGAGGCCGCCGTCCGCGACGCACTCGGCGCCCAGGCGGTCCAGCGGATTCGAAACCGGTGGGACCGCGAGCGGCTCCGTGACGTCTTCCAGCAGCTGTACCTCGGCGCCGACCTCTACCGGGGCCTCGAAGGCGGCGAGCCCGACCTCGAGACGCGGGGGTTCATCCACGACGAGCCGGTGATCCTCGAACCGGAAACCGTCGCGTACCTCACCGAGAACTACGCCGTCGGCGTGCTGACCGGCCGCCCCGAAGCGGAGGCCGAGATCGCCTTAGAGCGGGTCGACCTCGACGCGGTCGCCGTCGAACACCGCTTCACGATGGACGACTGGGAGGAAGGAAAGCCACACCCGCGGGCGCTGACGACGCTGGCCGAGCGGTTCGACGCCGACGCCGTCGCGTTCGTCGGCGACACCTTAGACGACGTGCGGACGGCGGTCAACGCAGCCGACGCCGACCCCGTGCGAGAGTACCGCGGGATCGGCGTCCTGACCGGCGGGCTGACCGGCGAGGCGGGCCGCCGGAAGTACGAGCGCGAGGGGGCGGCGGCCGTCCTCGAGTCGGTGAACGACCTGCCGGACCTGCTCGAGGGATAG
- a CDS encoding FAD-dependent oxidoreductase: MRDGFTRSGDDLPGEPVSPWLATTPDAGYPALEETLGVDVAVVGAGIAGLSAALHLRERGKTVAVLERDRVAAGVTGKTTAKLTSQHGLCYDHLRREFGLREARWYAAVNEASIDEVERRIDELGIDCGFERQPSYLYGDSPDEIERETDAARAAGLEPSLVRSVPPFERASSAVRFDDQAWFHPRKYLLAVAEELYEDEGARVYEHTRVTDVSGGTPCRVQTEAGGVQAEHVVLATGFPILDRAGYFTRMYPKRSYVLGVRLEGEPPEGMYYRPGDPYRSVRTHRDENGTLLLVGGENHKTGQGGSTKERYRRLARWARERFPVASIDYRWSTQDYRTADRVPFVGRAGPGAENVSVATGFRGWGMTNGIAAGRLLAERIAGDDPPELELFDPLRFTPKTSFSRTVTENADAASQFATDWLRTLLGPDLESVDPGEGRVFREGPHPIAAARDDDGDLHTVSAVCTHTYCLVDWNDAECTWDCPCHGSRFDPDGTLLEGPATEDLPRREPR; the protein is encoded by the coding sequence ATGCGCGACGGATTTACCAGAAGCGGTGACGACCTGCCCGGCGAGCCGGTTTCGCCGTGGCTCGCGACGACCCCCGACGCGGGCTACCCCGCGCTCGAGGAGACCCTCGGCGTCGACGTCGCCGTCGTCGGCGCCGGCATCGCCGGCCTCTCGGCGGCGCTGCACCTGCGCGAGCGGGGGAAGACGGTCGCGGTGCTCGAGCGCGACCGGGTCGCCGCGGGAGTCACCGGGAAGACGACGGCGAAGCTGACCAGCCAGCACGGCCTGTGCTACGACCACCTGCGACGGGAGTTCGGGCTGCGGGAGGCCCGGTGGTACGCCGCGGTGAACGAGGCGTCGATCGACGAGGTCGAGCGGCGGATCGACGAACTGGGGATCGACTGCGGCTTCGAGCGCCAGCCCTCCTACCTCTACGGCGACAGCCCCGACGAGATCGAGCGCGAAACCGACGCCGCCCGTGCGGCGGGTCTCGAGCCGTCGCTCGTCCGGTCGGTGCCGCCGTTCGAGCGGGCGAGTTCGGCGGTTCGGTTCGACGACCAGGCCTGGTTTCACCCCCGGAAGTACCTGCTCGCGGTCGCCGAGGAGCTCTACGAGGACGAGGGGGCGCGCGTCTACGAGCACACGCGGGTCACCGACGTCTCCGGGGGAACGCCCTGTCGCGTCCAGACCGAGGCGGGCGGCGTACAGGCGGAGCACGTCGTGCTCGCGACGGGCTTTCCGATCCTCGACCGGGCGGGCTACTTCACCCGGATGTACCCGAAGCGCTCCTACGTCCTGGGTGTGCGCCTCGAGGGCGAGCCGCCCGAGGGGATGTACTACCGCCCCGGCGATCCCTACCGCTCCGTGCGAACCCACCGCGACGAGAACGGCACCCTCCTGCTCGTCGGCGGCGAGAACCACAAGACCGGCCAGGGCGGCTCGACGAAGGAGCGCTACCGCCGGCTCGCCCGCTGGGCGCGCGAGCGGTTTCCGGTCGCCTCGATCGACTACCGGTGGTCGACCCAGGACTACCGGACGGCCGACCGGGTGCCGTTCGTCGGCCGCGCCGGCCCCGGCGCCGAGAACGTCTCCGTCGCCACCGGCTTTCGCGGCTGGGGGATGACCAACGGGATCGCCGCGGGGCGCCTGCTCGCCGAGCGCATCGCCGGCGACGATCCCCCCGAACTCGAGCTGTTCGACCCGCTGCGGTTCACCCCGAAGACGTCGTTCTCGAGGACCGTCACCGAGAACGCCGACGCCGCGAGCCAGTTCGCCACCGACTGGCTGCGGACGCTGCTGGGGCCGGATCTCGAGTCGGTCGACCCCGGCGAGGGACGCGTGTTCCGGGAGGGACCCCACCCGATCGCGGCCGCCCGCGACGACGACGGCGACCTCCACACCGTCTCGGCGGTCTGTACCCACACCTACTGTCTCGTCGACTGGAACGACGCCGAGTGCACCTGGGACTGCCCCTGCCACGGCTCGCGGTTCGACCCCGACGGCACGCTGCTCGAGGGACCGGCGACGGAGGACCTCCCCCGACGAGAGCCCCGGTAG
- a CDS encoding glycerophosphodiester phosphodiesterase, whose product MSQPTVIAHRGYAGVAPENTVAAAEFAAAREETEMLEIDVQPAACGTPVVFHDDRLDGDRDGRPITDGEGLVWETDLETLADCEVLESGASVPTLERFLAALPDSIGVNVELKNPGTADRRPGEALPAADRAERRERWSPFVERVVEVCEGFGGEILFSSFCEGAIAAARDVAAGYPAAALCYTDLEAGLQVARRYDCEAIHPPRNAIAGTALAGEAYDALPAADPAVDLLETAREAGWAVNVWTVDTWVQFDQLRRAGVDGIVVEYPGLGGEP is encoded by the coding sequence ATGAGCCAGCCGACCGTCATCGCCCACCGCGGCTACGCGGGCGTCGCACCCGAAAACACCGTCGCCGCAGCCGAGTTTGCCGCCGCCCGCGAGGAGACCGAGATGCTCGAGATCGACGTCCAGCCCGCCGCCTGCGGCACGCCGGTCGTCTTCCACGACGACCGCCTCGACGGCGACCGCGACGGCCGCCCCATCACCGACGGCGAGGGGCTCGTCTGGGAGACCGACCTCGAGACGCTGGCCGACTGCGAGGTGCTCGAGAGCGGCGCGTCGGTGCCCACTCTCGAGCGGTTTCTCGCCGCGCTTCCCGACTCGATCGGGGTCAACGTCGAACTCAAGAACCCCGGTACCGCGGACCGCCGGCCCGGCGAGGCGCTTCCCGCGGCCGACCGCGCCGAGCGCCGGGAGCGCTGGTCGCCGTTCGTCGAGCGCGTCGTCGAGGTCTGTGAGGGGTTCGGGGGCGAGATCCTCTTCTCGTCGTTCTGCGAGGGCGCGATCGCGGCCGCCCGCGACGTGGCGGCCGGCTACCCGGCGGCGGCGCTCTGTTACACCGATCTCGAGGCGGGTCTCCAGGTGGCCCGCCGCTACGACTGCGAGGCGATCCACCCGCCGCGAAACGCGATCGCCGGCACGGCGCTCGCGGGGGAGGCCTACGACGCGCTGCCGGCGGCGGACCCCGCGGTCGACCTGCTCGAGACCGCCCGCGAGGCGGGGTGGGCGGTGAACGTCTGGACGGTCGACACCTGGGTGCAGTTCGACCAGCTCCGGCGGGCGGGCGTCGACGGCATCGTCGTCGAGTACCCCGGGCTGGGCGGCGAGCCGTAG
- a CDS encoding methyltransferase family protein — MTSVRAVARVVAFTVGVPAVLAAVVPFALAQVTLSPIGFDALLFDSALPVSAVGAVLMGLGVVCYALALSALVSSGASAPVPIVGRDCLVTGGIYAHLRNPMLVGIILYVLGAGLWLDSTAVVGYAGLLWTAFFLLVNGVEEKRLERTYGERYAHYCEHVSRWRPRLRPYEGAAVAPSEEDSSANEYSRSD; from the coding sequence ATGACCTCCGTGCGCGCCGTCGCGAGGGTGGTCGCGTTCACGGTCGGCGTCCCGGCCGTCCTGGCCGCCGTCGTCCCGTTCGCGCTGGCGCAGGTGACGCTCTCCCCGATCGGATTCGACGCGCTGCTGTTCGACAGCGCGCTCCCGGTGTCGGCCGTCGGCGCGGTACTGATGGGGCTCGGTGTGGTCTGTTACGCCCTCGCGCTGAGCGCGCTGGTCTCGAGCGGCGCGAGCGCACCGGTACCGATCGTCGGTCGAGACTGCCTGGTTACGGGGGGGATCTACGCCCACCTTCGAAACCCGATGCTCGTCGGCATCATCCTCTACGTTCTCGGCGCGGGGTTGTGGCTCGACTCGACGGCCGTCGTCGGCTACGCGGGGCTGCTCTGGACGGCGTTTTTCCTGCTGGTCAACGGCGTCGAGGAGAAGCGCCTCGAGCGAACCTACGGCGAGCGGTACGCCCACTACTGCGAGCACGTCTCGCGCTGGAGACCCCGTCTGCGACCCTACGAGGGTGCCGCGGTCGCGCCTTCGGAGGAGGACTCGAGCGCGAACGAGTACTCCCGGTCGGACTGA
- a CDS encoding VOC family protein produces the protein MHDYPRGMAHVGVTVPDIDGAMAWYEDVLGFEPVMGPLEIDHGEEHIGRLCADVLGEFDTVRIGHMATGNQVGFELFEFDADRGEADPDPREPGYFHVCVIDPEIEALAEEIDAAGGEHHTEIWRLFPDQEYRMTYCKDPWGNLLEIYTHGHERIYANQGEY, from the coding sequence ATGCACGACTACCCGCGCGGAATGGCTCACGTCGGCGTCACGGTCCCGGATATCGACGGCGCGATGGCGTGGTACGAGGACGTTCTCGGATTCGAGCCGGTGATGGGGCCGCTCGAGATCGACCACGGCGAGGAACACATCGGGCGGCTGTGTGCGGACGTGCTCGGCGAGTTCGACACCGTCAGGATCGGTCACATGGCGACCGGCAATCAGGTCGGCTTCGAACTGTTCGAGTTCGACGCCGACCGCGGCGAGGCCGACCCGGACCCGCGAGAGCCCGGCTACTTCCACGTCTGCGTGATCGACCCCGAGATCGAGGCGCTGGCCGAGGAGATCGACGCTGCCGGTGGCGAACACCACACCGAGATCTGGAGGCTGTTTCCCGACCAGGAGTACCGGATGACCTACTGCAAGGACCCCTGGGGGAACCTCCTCGAGATCTACACCCACGGTCACGAGCGGATCTACGCGAACCAGGGGGAGTACTGA
- the npdG gene encoding NADPH-dependent F420 reductase yields the protein MRIALIGGTGDIGQGLALRWAFDTNHEILIGSRDPEKARTMAEEYETELDSRGVETAIKGFTNEMAADRADVVVLAVPPYHVADTVEAIAEKLDEETILVTPAVGMKGDEDGLHYHPPSAGSVTALVDQRAPEGVPVVGAFQNLAADRLANLDVDLSLDTLLVGDDPDAKETVRLLAEGIDGLRALDAGPIANAAEVESVTPLVINIARYNDDMHDVGVTFH from the coding sequence ATGCGAATCGCACTGATCGGCGGAACCGGCGACATCGGGCAAGGACTCGCGCTGCGGTGGGCGTTCGATACGAACCACGAGATCCTCATCGGCTCGCGGGACCCCGAGAAGGCCCGGACGATGGCCGAGGAGTACGAGACGGAACTCGACAGCCGCGGCGTCGAGACGGCGATCAAGGGCTTCACCAACGAGATGGCCGCGGACCGGGCCGACGTCGTCGTCCTCGCCGTCCCGCCGTACCACGTCGCCGACACCGTCGAGGCGATCGCCGAAAAGCTCGACGAGGAGACGATCCTCGTCACGCCCGCGGTCGGGATGAAAGGCGACGAAGACGGCCTCCACTACCACCCGCCGTCGGCGGGCAGCGTCACCGCCCTGGTCGACCAGCGCGCCCCCGAGGGCGTGCCGGTCGTCGGCGCCTTCCAGAACCTCGCTGCCGATCGGCTCGCCAACCTCGACGTCGACCTCTCGCTCGACACGCTGCTCGTCGGCGACGATCCCGACGCGAAGGAGACGGTTCGGCTGCTCGCCGAGGGGATCGACGGGCTCCGCGCCCTCGACGCGGGGCCGATCGCCAACGCCGCCGAAGTCGAGAGCGTCACGCCGCTGGTCATCAACATCGCCAGGTACAACGACGACATGCACGACGTCGGCGTCACCTTCCACTGA
- a CDS encoding thioredoxin family protein yields MTVTLKDFYADWCGPCKTQDPILEELEDDWDGRFEVEKVNVDEQQDVANEYQVRSLPTLIIENDDGVVERFVGVTQREDIEQALESAGA; encoded by the coding sequence ATGACTGTTACGCTCAAGGATTTCTACGCGGACTGGTGTGGCCCCTGCAAGACCCAGGATCCGATCCTCGAGGAGCTCGAGGACGACTGGGACGGTCGGTTCGAGGTCGAGAAGGTGAACGTCGACGAACAGCAGGACGTCGCCAACGAGTACCAGGTGCGGTCGCTGCCGACGCTGATCATCGAGAACGACGACGGCGTCGTCGAGCGCTTCGTCGGCGTCACCCAGCGAGAGGACATCGAACAGGCGCTCGAGTCGGCCGGTGCGTAG
- a CDS encoding preprotein translocase subunit Sec61beta, whose protein sequence is MDRGQNTGGLMSSAGLVRYFDAEDSNAIRIDPKTVIAFGILMGLLVQLLTFVS, encoded by the coding sequence ATGGACAGAGGACAGAACACCGGTGGGCTGATGTCCAGTGCCGGACTCGTCCGGTACTTCGACGCCGAGGACTCGAACGCGATCCGTATCGACCCAAAGACGGTGATCGCGTTCGGCATCCTGATGGGCCTGCTCGTACAGCTGCTGACGTTCGTCTCGTAG
- the pdxT gene encoding pyridoxal 5'-phosphate synthase glutaminase subunit PdxT, with the protein MTLVAGVVAVQGNVAEHAAAIRRAGADRERELEVREVRDPGIVPDCDLLAMPGGESTTISRLLHEEGIAPEIREHVRAGKPLLATCAGLIVAASDARDDRVETLGLVDVTVERNAFGRQRDSFEAPLEIDGLDDPFPAVFIRAPVIDSVGEAAVLASVDGRPVAVRDGPVVATSFHPELTADSRLHELAFFGAERAESEHALLE; encoded by the coding sequence ATGACACTGGTTGCAGGCGTCGTCGCCGTCCAGGGGAACGTCGCCGAGCACGCGGCGGCAATCCGACGTGCGGGTGCCGATCGTGAACGGGAACTCGAGGTGCGCGAGGTTCGCGACCCCGGAATCGTCCCCGACTGCGACCTGCTCGCGATGCCCGGCGGGGAGTCGACGACCATCTCGCGGCTCCTCCACGAGGAGGGGATCGCGCCGGAGATCCGCGAGCACGTCCGGGCGGGCAAGCCGCTGCTCGCGACCTGTGCGGGGCTCATCGTCGCCGCGAGCGACGCCCGCGACGACCGGGTCGAGACGCTGGGACTCGTCGACGTCACCGTCGAGCGAAACGCCTTCGGCCGGCAGAGGGACAGTTTCGAGGCGCCACTGGAGATCGACGGGCTGGACGACCCCTTCCCCGCGGTGTTCATCCGGGCGCCGGTGATCGATTCGGTCGGCGAGGCGGCCGTCCTCGCGAGCGTCGACGGCCGCCCGGTCGCCGTCCGCGACGGCCCGGTCGTCGCGACGTCGTTTCACCCGGAGCTGACCGCCGACAGCCGCCTGCACGAACTCGCCTTCTTCGGCGCCGAACGGGCGGAAAGCGAACACGCGCTCCTCGAGTAG
- a CDS encoding bifunctional nuclease family protein, whose amino-acid sequence MNAAIDSVRVAGTPQGPVPVLVLSVDGESDVVPIFIGFEEATSIARGLEAEDIGRPLTHDLLLDVMEELGGRIDRVVISEIEETAEGGTYIADLHVETPRDSVVIDARPSDSLALAARTNAPIEVTESVFESGRDDSEKFAELEDIRDVPSEL is encoded by the coding sequence ATGAACGCAGCCATCGATTCGGTGCGCGTCGCCGGCACGCCACAGGGACCGGTGCCGGTGCTCGTCCTCTCCGTCGACGGCGAGAGCGACGTCGTCCCCATCTTCATCGGCTTCGAGGAGGCGACGAGCATCGCCCGCGGGCTCGAGGCCGAGGACATCGGTCGACCGCTGACTCACGACCTCCTGCTCGACGTGATGGAGGAACTCGGCGGTCGGATCGACCGCGTGGTCATCAGCGAGATCGAAGAGACTGCCGAAGGTGGCACGTACATCGCCGACCTCCACGTCGAGACGCCGCGGGATTCGGTCGTGATCGACGCCCGGCCGAGCGACTCCCTCGCGCTCGCGGCCCGAACGAACGCCCCGATCGAGGTCACCGAGTCCGTCTTCGAGAGCGGCCGAGACGACAGCGAGAAGTTCGCCGAGCTAGAAGACATCCGTGACGTTCCGAGTGAGCTGTAG
- the hisE gene encoding phosphoribosyl-ATP diphosphatase, producing the protein MTNTDQTREPTADETLAALFDVIEDRKETLPEGSYTASLFTHEKGENAVLEKLGEETTELVLAAKDDDREEIAHESADIVYHLLVLLSMKGLDLEDLRAELETRR; encoded by the coding sequence ATGACGAACACCGACCAGACCCGCGAACCGACCGCCGACGAGACGCTCGCCGCCCTCTTCGACGTGATCGAGGACCGCAAGGAAACCCTTCCCGAGGGCTCCTACACCGCCTCGCTGTTCACCCACGAGAAGGGGGAGAACGCCGTCCTCGAGAAACTCGGCGAGGAGACCACCGAACTCGTGCTGGCTGCGAAGGACGACGACCGCGAGGAGATCGCCCACGAGAGCGCCGACATCGTCTACCACCTGCTCGTGTTGCTCTCGATGAAGGGGCTGGACCTCGAGGACCTCCGCGCGGAACTCGAGACCCGCCGGTAG